One part of the Drosophila teissieri strain GT53w chromosome 3R, Prin_Dtei_1.1, whole genome shotgun sequence genome encodes these proteins:
- the LOC122618896 gene encoding uncharacterized protein LOC122618896: MTTASLPRVPEGLRDLMKVYTKEVLREKPADLYGFSASFFNMIVGEKSHQSVRKYEPLQTYETIMKNRIRQQVPLSMVFNIIPEKLTDLIKQFIKAVLREKPDNIYIFAQEYFQRMSKEKSGRIEYGKYASYEKSLKDKENVAPASKVTCECGRVLSASKKDVGNTASVYTDNKLAEADQRAFSSRITYIQSVVIIQRHFRRYLSQRKIARNKDKCNSFEYVAAVLLIQRQVRRYLATKRVEKLKNSRDAQKPDAKPKAADYMKAVVVIQRHYRIYLKKKRAQNRLQHGPVSLATAAIIIQRAYRRMVARHRAKRTTSSGTDQAEELNDNASETGSYTSVSTALLSTESTELGMANFEERVHQKIIHEDEEVENSNMDGSLEKEYFEEDIKGERKSISLGKSEILSGALIESMICKPDLQNIQDLNESKEFDVELEKNEHPAKPEEHIADEQIIIQDPEPKVKVDYKTSLDLELMPQIEVKAENKSKDYQSTSEDQVKSNKSSLDVEPETPVEPQDKPDSGDPDSKTEDEIKVDPLNSDSYQIEENKLIGKIAESAIKAEDSSTDLLEEVREGEDSTLPSKIEKKESDDVQENIVEQAMASSDEAKNGEKDNTHFSPSEIVPPPKVLNSGSQLQEVPIKSEITPTVSIEIEHVEDILEDSLASPHDSKANDLTEGVSLAEETKSIPNVEVDSLKSILVNHNLEAREQGTQDDKNVEASAAIQTIVSDEATQSSDTHEKIREKRSIEDEDIVQSNLESQDVLITESPVDQEAIQITNDQKQELGGQSEIIPKVEDVPKTAPNKKEDDVAEGSTEKVEINKEEPIKEIVKSPNHEISLDKVFETDPNTDYHELTETSRERMMDLPPEDQIVERSTSSSAEETLLPEVKKETKSMYELETSKEDSGLVIHSKSNLAEQNLTKNVEQLDKPFDDSPKELENLQDKMKKPSQEEIILIESEGLETNVSSPAKNRIFSTNNSEEINSENNSQNVEVITEPTELNKETDLSEEHDDNEKIIPTEREIQDATSRTELSVIDCNISIDQSESLRVEQQHSEEKVSENQEIKDEAAKIGKLTPENSDANANDLESYKEKAPIKDSKLEGEIAESETVSEQSEEKIPILIESESVQAEDGKFIDETTESSEDAEDKNKGVEEIIDIIGNELSTSLESPPSSEKEESTSLEKQPSLENEKSASLEKQPSLEKEKSTSFEKEKSMSLDKQLSAKKERSTSFDEQPSADIHTDPLQESQQVDGEMSMGKAIVDLPTTKVESVNSQLEKKPISQELEDVQAEVSTDKETGEPFNFSSEKQKGETEASNKTSNTTSKDIPGEYSIDHTKLEPVSEKVIESMETRDVDAVELEGVSSDDPTKSGETETKLKEEVNEDKDTLEPRPENESPQNPEQRNSPLLVSNQLIGTQNLPTNHIEIEKTTKKLSSPSVREKDIGTPTSGRLVPTPIAELQLKSFKTPNDDGAWYDMYVEPKVTTGRDLEVPLAPVEVKRPDSGKKVASVVEEPTIISERAPSYYTPQEIVETVRPKPMNSVSFFVSFDSDDGKPKYKIPKRFRNQPDQDNKKVGEDIAATQSESDIDSNEEEIEIIEVEEGDPEYQQTGGSKLQTIMELDNENEQTTEYNSQGRPFELKENESYLIKSKSPLNYIKGFESAYKTDILNITRSVQVIERAYKRFKNRTSLKSESDFEKQNRAAKVIQKWLRNSLNQKAQKSKQGLAAKKIQRAYRRYVEKAKERTQKQEMAALIIQKAFKRYSHRIRTELNKTQSLVDTELEQSKAASKIQRAYRRYLKLQSARHQATGSPVKYDSKSSESKIVNKLKSNEEQEISLMPISTLKLSVDPEIINELQPEELQDFLKDLTEKNENVMELKKEGFKEEEAPLKVVSSPVNSASVSAEVEKPLGALESESHPDEEQVAETISKPINLTQLSKEPKKIKKLNSDEFQEEEIFSKVNSTPTYSQKSSDTVQDPNELQPLEQHKLKDATKADNNNKIINLQTEKENQSKETNHNDKPEMNTELQTHPLKDDLVGKSSAALIIQRAFRQYMERRKLENFEDSSIDSITSSRITAIETTNYPSAGTPSESLVQEAIGEPGDSAEDTSKIEPKSEWFVGSTRIIPSQGVVEGAVAVDTNPDPAAIATTSKAELTTSTQVESVETVDRTHGSLESKLNPGTIIDESLGGASEKDNAISSGLAGLAEAFEDRLDSVEDPLLLSQSDFGGLVHSLDIASTQELLNAFLQNEIEYSSKQGPFPSAGLPQEVIEEPCIKRSASLVNVSEGESEPDIASQKVENTDSSISETTGLDTLSADTIDKATVKLSKPEEVIEKMSQLRDSKSHERISSADPSFDEPVIRPMSSLQEQSSLDIEDGDIIVYNRLQRDETRESSAQSDSVVFGDAEAENNQEKELLNEESGRVHLMRHYTIAGDDPRGLFRSVTIDDALSYVENGANGMGASSFCLDDETSENIRKKMMAYSLSETDSDYFDPKKVSSEDFDIDTAMADAMGTSTETESTIVSAATKIQAGARGFLTRRRLRRASAGTKSSTLDTKASFGNDAISESLERFIEEEAAKKIQAAYRMHTRKRKGHSRKMEGISLESNLAARRQKLQRGDALRNDSTPDDENSLMVIAGKAPKGARTQRSKTVGEAKSSADMELRWLKMRQNSMPVQIDCEVFRVIPKHMRKRIKSAEANKRK; the protein is encoded by the exons ATGACGACGGCAAGTTTACCCAGGGTTCCCGAGGGACTACGGGACCTAATGAAGGTCTATACCAAGGAGGTGTTACGTGAAAAGCCGGCTGACTTGTATGGCTTTTCGGCCAGCTTTTTCAACATGATTGTTGGCGAAAAATCGCATCAATCGGTGCGAAAATACGAACCGTTGCAAACTTACGAAACCATCATGAAAAACCGCATACGTCAGCAGGTGCCCCTTTCTATGGTGTTCAATATAATACCGGAAAAACTCACCGACCTCATCAAGCAATTTATAAAGGCAGTTCTTAGAGAGAAACCCgataacatatacatattcgcaCAGGAGTACTTTCAGCGGATGTCCAAGGAAAAGTCGGGTCGAATCGAGTACGGCAAGTACGCGTCCTACGAAAAGTCCTTGAAGGACAAAGAAAACGTAGCTCCTGCATCGAAAGTGACCTGCGAGTGTGGTCGAGTACTGAGTGCGAGTAAGAAGGATGTGGGAAACACCGCCTCCGTATATACAGACAACAAATTGGCCGAGGCGGATCAGCGAGCATTTTCCAGCAGAATTACCTACATACAATCGGTCGTCATCATTCAACGACATTTTCGCAGATATCTCAGCCAGCGGAAAATAGCTCGCAACAAGGACAAATGCAATAGCTTCGAGTACGTGGCAGCTGTCCTGCTGATTCAAAGGCAGGTGCGTCGCTATTTGGCCACGAAGCGAGtggaaaaacttaaaaattcaCGTGACGCACAAAAACCCGATGCTAAGCCCAAAGCTGCCGACTATATGAAAGCCGTTGTGGTCATACAACGACATTATCGCATATATTTGAAAAAGAAGCGGGCGCAAAATCGATTGCAGCACGGCCCAGTATCcctagcaacagcagccatcATAATCCAAAGAGCCTACCGCAGAATGGTGGCACGGCATAGGGCCAAGAGAACCACATCCTCCGGCACAGATCAGGCCGAGGAACTCAATGACAATGCCTCCGAGACCGGGTCCTACACATCCGTCTCCACCGCCCTGCTTTCCACGGAATCCACCGAGCTGGGAATGGCGAACTTCGAGGAACGAGTCcatcaaaaaataattcacGAGGACGAGGAAGTGGAGAACAGCAATATGGATGGCAGCCTTGAGAAGGAGTATTTCGAGGAAGACATTAAGGGCGAGCGAAAGTCGATAAGTTTAGGGAAAAGCG AAATTCTTAGCGGTGCCCTAATTGAAAGCATGATTTGCAAACCTGATTTGCAAAACATCCAGGATTTAAACGAATCCAAAGAATTCGATGTGGAATTGGAGAAAAATGAGCACCCAGCTAAACCTGAAGAACACATTGCTGATGAGCAGATAATTATTCAAGATCCTGAACCGAAAGTTAAAGTTGATTATAAAACAAGTCTAGACCTAGAATTGATGCCTCAAATCGAAGTAAAAgctgaaaataaaagtaaagaTTATCAGTCGACAAGCGAGGATCAGGTAAAATCTAATAAAAGCAGCTTGGATGTGGAACCGGAAACGCCAGTGGAGCCCCAGGATAAACCGGATTCAGGAGATCCAGATAGCAAAACTGAGGACGAAATTAAAGTGGATCCACTTAACTCCGACTCTTATCaaattgaagaaaataaattaattggtAAGATTGCGGAATCGGCAATTAAAGCTGAAGACTCAAGCACTGATCTTCTAGAAGAGGTTCGCGAAGGTGAAGACAGCACATTACCTAGTAAAATTgagaaaaaagaaagtgaTGATGTACAAGAAAATATTGTGGAACAGGCTATGGCCTCATCTGATGAAGCGAAAAATGGCGAAAAAGATAATACCCACTTTTCGCCCAGTGAAATAGTTCCGCCGCCTAAAGTTCTAAACTCTGGAAGCCAATTGCAGGAAGTTCCAATCAAAAGCGAAATTACTCCCACAGTTTCGATTGAAATTGAGCATGTCGAAGACATTTTAGAAGATTCATTAGCAAGCCCTCATGATTCTAAAG CTAACGATTTAACTGAAGGGGTATCGCTAGCAGAAGAGACCAAGAGTATCCCCAATGTAGAAGTAGATAGCTTGAAGAGCATCCTAGTCAATCATAATCTAGAAGCTCGGGAGCAAGGTACACAAG ACGACAAAAATGTGGAAGCATCTGCTGCGATACAAACGATTGTTTCAGATGAGGCGACTCAATCTTCAGATACACATGAAAAGATTAGAGAAAAGAGAAGCATTGAAGATGAAGACATTGTTCAATCAAATTTAGAATCTCAGGATGTGTTGATTACCGAAAGCCCAGTTGATCAAGAAGCAATTCAGATAACCAATGATCAGAAACAGGAGTTGGGTGGACAATCGGAAATAATACCTAAAGTGGAAGATGTGCCGAAAACAgcaccaaataaaaaagaagatGATGTTGCTGAAGGCAGCACTGAAAAAGTAGAGATAAATAAAGAAGAACCAATAAAAGAAATCGTTAAATCACCAAATCATGAAATATCACTGGACAAAGTGTTCGAAACTG ATCCCAATACAGATTATCATGAACTCACAGAAACGAGCCGCGAACGAATGATGGATTTACCACCTGAAGATCAAATAGTTGAACGTAGTACCTCAAGCTCAGCAGAGGAAACCCTTTTGCCag AAgttaaaaaagaaaccaaatcTATGTATGAATTAGAAACGTCGAAAGAGGACTCTGGACTTGTAATACATTCCAAAAGTAATTTAGCAGAACAAAaccttacaaaaaatgtagaACAATTGG ATAAACCTTTTGATGACTCCCCGAAGGAACTAGAAAACTTACAggataaaatgaaaaaaccatCACAAGaggaaatcattttaattgaatctGAAGGTTTAGAAACTAATGTATCATCTCCagctaaaaatagaatttttagTACAAATAATTCTGAAGAAATAAATTCTGAAAATAATTCACAAAATGTAGAAGTCATTACTGAACCGACTGAGCTAAACAAGGAAACAGACTTATCAGAAGAACATGATGATAATGAAAAGATTATACCCACTGAACGTGAAATTCAGGACGCAACAAGCAGAACGGAACTCTCTGTCATTGATT gTAATATATCAATTGACCAATCTGAAAGCTTAAGAGTTGAACAACAGCACTCCGAAGAAAAAGTAAGTGAAAATCAAGAAATAAAGGACGAAGCTGCTAAGATAGGTAAATTAACACCCGAAAACTCCGATGCCAATGCAAATGACCTAGAATCATATAAAGAAAAGGCTCCAATTAAAGATAGTAAACTAGAAGGAGAAATTGCGGAATCCGAAACTGTATCTGAACAATCGGAGGAGAAAATTCCCATTCTAATCGAATCTGAGTCTGTGCAAGCTGAAGATGGTAAATTCATAGATGAGACGACGGAATCTTCAGAGGATGCAGAAg atAAAAACAAAGGTGTTGAAGAAATAATTGATATCATAG GAAACGAATTGTCAACTTCACTTGAAAGCCCTCCTTCATCCGAAAAAGAAGAGTCAACTTCTCTTGAAAAACAGCCTTCattagaaaatgaaaagtcaGCGTCACTTGAAAAACAGCCTTCATTAGAAAAAGAGAAGTCAACGTCATTTGAAAAAGAGAAGTCAATGTCACTGGATAAACAGCTTTCAGCTAAAAAAGAAAGGTCTACTTCATTTGATGAACAACCTTCAGCTGATATACACACCGATCCTTTGCAAGAGTCCCAACAAGTCGATGGGGAAATGTCCATGGGAAAAGCTATTG TGGACTTACCTACAACTAAGGTTGAGTCTGTTAACAGCCAGTTAGAAAAGAAACCCATTTCTCAAGAATTGGAGGACGTACAAGCTGAAGTTAGTACCGACAAGGAAACGGGAGAACCATTTAACTTTTCATCTGAAAAACAGa AAGGTGAAACTGAAGCATCAAATAAAACCAGCAATACAACAAGCAAAGATATCCCAGGCGAATATAGTATAGATCACACAA AATTAGAACCAGTATCTGAAAAAGTCATTGAAAGCATGGAGACCAGGGATGTTGATGCCGTTGAGCTTGAAGGTGTTTCTTCAGATGATCCAACAAAATCTGGtgaaaccgaaacgaaactAAAGGAAGAAGTTAACGAGGATAAAGATA CTTTGGAGCCAAGACCCGAAAATGAATCACCCCAAAATCCCGAA CAGAGAAACTCTCCATTGCTTGTATCTAATCAATTAATTGGCACCCAAAATTTACCTACTAACCATATTGAGATCGAAAAGACCACCAAGAAGTTATCTAGCCCTAGTGTAAGAGAAAAAGATATTGGCACCCCAACATCGGGTCGACTTGTGCCCACACCCATAGCTGAGTTGCAGCTCAAGTCATTCAAGACTCCCAACGACGATGGCGCCTGGTATGATATGTATGTGGAGCCCAAGGTGACCACTGGTAGAGATTTGGAAGTCCCTCTAGCACCGGTTGAAGTCAAAAGACCGGATTCGGGTAAAAAAGTAGCTTCTGTTGTAGAAGAACCTACTATAATCTCAGAGAGAGCACCAAGTTACTATACACCCCAGGAAATTGTAGAAACTGTAAGACCGAAACCAATGAATtcagtttccttttttgtttcattcgATTCGGATGATGGAAAACCCAAATACAAGATACCAAAAAGATTTCGAAATCAACCGGATCAGGATAATAAGAAAGTAGGTGAAGATATTGCAGCTACTCAATCGGAATCAGATATCGATTCTAACGAGGAGGAAATCGAAATTATTGAAGTTGAAGAAGGCGATCCTGAGTATCAGCAAACCGGCGGATCCAAACTGCAAACCATAATGGAACTTGATAATGAAAATGAACAGACCACTGAATATAACAGTCAAGGCCGACCCTTTGAATTAAAAGAGAATGAAAGTTATCTGATAAAATCAAAATCTCccttaaattatattaagGGATTTGAGTCAGCTTACAAAACAGACATTTTAAATATCACAAGATCTGTGCAAGTCATAGAAAGAGCTTACAAACGGTTCAAGAATAGGACTTCTTTAAAAAGCGAATctgattttgaaaaacaaaaccgggCTGCAAAAGTTATTCAAAAGTGGCTTCGGAATTCCCTCAATCAGAAAgctcaaaaatcaaaacaaggtCTTGCTGCGAAGAAAATTCAAAGAGCTTATCGAAGATATGTTGAAAAGGCCAAGGAAAGAACTCAAAAACAGGAAATGGCTGCACTCATAATCCAAAAGGCATTCAAACGATATTCTCATAGGATCCGCACGGAACTGAATAAAACTCAATCCCTAGTTGACACAGAACTTGAGCAAAGTAAGGCTGCTTCTAAAATCCAAAGGGCTTATAGGAGATATCTAAAATTACAGTCTGCAAGACACCAAGCGACTGGTAGTCCAGTAAAATACGATTCAAAGTCATCTGAATCCAAAATagtgaataaattaaaatctaatGAAGAACAGGAAATTAGTTTGATGCCAATTTCCACTCTGAAATTATCTGTTGACCCAGAAATCATAAACGAATTGCAACCTGAAGAGCTTCAAGATTTTCTAAAGGATTTAActgaaaaaaacgaaaatgtaatGGAATTAAAGAAGGAGGGGTTTAAAGAGGAAGAAGCCCCTTTGAAGGTCGTTTCAAGCCCAGTTAATTCGGCAAGTGTATCTGCAGAAGTTGAGAAACCTTTGGGAGCATTGGAATCAGAAAGTCACCCAGATGAAGAACAGGTTGCGGAAACCATTTCAAAACCAATCAATTTGACACAGTTAAGTAAAGAAcctaaaaaaattaagaagTTAAATTCGGATGAATTCCAGGAAGAAGAAATCTTTTCAAAAGTCAATTCAACTCCAACTTATTCGCAAAAATCATCTGATACAGTACAAGATCCCAATGAATTGCAGCCTCTGGAAcagcataaattaaaagacGCTACAAAAGCtgacaacaataacaaaattataaatttacagactgaaaaagaaaatcagtCAAAAGAAACTAATCATAATGATAAGCCAGAAATGAACACAGAACTGCAGACACATCCTTTAAAGGATGATCTCGTAGGAAAGTCAAGTGCAGCTCTAATAATACAAAGAGCGTTCAGGCAATATATGGAACGAAGAAAGCTTGAAAATTTCGAGGATAGCTCTATTGATTCCATTACCAGCTCCCGCATAACGGCCATAGAGACAACCAACTACCCAAGTGCAGGAACACCATCAGAAAGTTTAGTTCAGGAAGCTATCGGAGAGCCAGGGGATAGTGCAGAAGATACTTCTAAGATCGAACCAAAGTCCGAGTGGTTTGTGGGGTCAACTCGCATAATACCAAGCCAGGGAGTCGTTGAAGGAGCTGTTGCGGTGGACACCAATCCGGATCCAGCTGCAATTGCAACCACAAGTAAAGCCGAGCTCACCACCAGCACGCAAGTAGAATCAGTTGAAACAGTAGATAGAACGCATGGCTCGCTTGAATCTAAATTAAATCCTGGTACCATAATCGATGAGAGTCTAGGCGGTGCATCCGAAAAGGATAATGCAATCTCTTCTGGTTTAGCAGGTTTAGCGGAAGCTTTCGAGGATCGTCTTGATTCAGTGGAGGATCCCCTTCTCCTTTCGCAATCCGATTTTGGTGGGCTCGTACACT CTCTGGACATCGCCTCAACTCAAGAACTGCTTAACGCTTTCCTGCAAAACGAGATTGAATATTCTTCTAAACAAGGACCGTTTCCAAGTGCTGGACTTCCTCAAGAAGTTATTGAGGAGCCTTGTATAAAAAGATCCGCTTCACTGGTCAATGTTTCCGAAGGTGAATCAGAACCGGACATTGCTAGTCAGAAAGTCGAGAATACAGATTCTTCTATATCTGAAACTACGGGCTTGGACACACTATCTGCAGATACAATAGACAAAGCCACTGTTAAGTTATCCAAGCCAGAGGaagtaattgaaaaaatgtcTCAGCTTCGGGACTCAAAGTCCCACGAGAGGATTTCCTCAGCAGATCCCAGTTTCGATGAGCCCGTGATCCGACCCATGAGTTCTCTGCAGGAGCAATCCAGCCTGGACATCGAGGATGGAGACATCATCGTATACAACCGGCTGCAGCGGGATGAAACTAGGGAGAGCTCTGCTCAAAGCGATTCCGTGGTCTTCGGTGATGCAGAGGCCGAAAATAACCAAGAGAAGGAGTTGCTTAATGAGGAATCCGGAAGGGTGCATTTGATGAGGCACTACACCATCGCAGGAGATGATCCGCGCGGACTATTCCGATCTGTGACCATCGATGATGCACTGAGTTATGTGGAAAACGGGGCTAATGGTATGGGCGCGAGTAGTTTCTGTTTGGACGACGAAACCTCGGAGAACATTCGCAAGAAGATGATGGCCTACTCGTTGTCGGAAACGGATTCCGATTACTTTGATCCGAAAAAGGTCAGCAGCGAGGACTTTGACATAGACACGGCCATGGCAGATGCCATGGGCACATCCACTGAAACGGAATCCACCATTGTTTCGGCGGCCACAAAGATCCAGGCAGGAGCTCGTGGCTTCCTCACCAGGCGACGATTGCGGCGGGCTAGTGCTGGCACCAAGTCATCCACGTTGGACACGAAGGCATCCTTTGGTAACGATGCGATCAGCGAGTCCTTGGAACGATTCatcgaggaggaggcggcTAAGAAGATACAAGCCGCATACCGGATGCACACACGAAAGCGCAAGGGTCATAGCCGGAAAATGGAAGGCATCAGCTTGGAGAGCAACCTGGCCGCCAGGCGCCAGAAGTTGCAGCGCGGGGATGCACTTCGAAACGATTCCACTCCGGATGATGAGAACAGTTTGATGGTCATTGCAGGCAAAGCCCCAAAGGGTGCTAGAACCCAGAGAAGCAAAACCGTTG GCGAGGCAAAGTCAAGTGCCGACATGGAATTGCGGTGGCTGAAAATGCGGCAGAACTCAATGCCCGTGCAAATTGATTGCGAAGTTTTCAGAGTAATCCCCAAACACATGCGAAAACGCATAAAAAGCGCCGAGGcgaacaaaagaaaataa
- the LOC122621271 gene encoding abnormal spindle-like microcephaly-associated protein homolog — protein sequence MYIYPSSPESASSLQSEESAAIKIQAGFRGYRVRKEIHKSSKNPHPRRNQRQRPKNNALMENQANSGNPRPSGEDQRTAAENGGKSVEDRSATKIQAGFRGFLVRKKQKIATDAAVKIQAGFRGFKTRKELKQCEPIV from the coding sequence ATGTACATTTACCCCAGCTCCCCGGAATCAGCATCGTCCTTGCAGTCCGAAGAGAGTGCGGCCATCAAGATTCAGGCCGGATTTCGTGGCTACCGTGTGCGCAAAGAGATCCACAAGTCCAGCAAGAATCCCCATCCCCGGCGGAATCAGCGACAGCGTCCCAAGAACAACGCCCTCATGGAAAACCAGGCCAATTCGGGAAATCCCCGTCccagcggcgaggatcagCGCACGGCTGCCGAGAATGGAGGCAAATCCGTGGAGGATCGCAGTGCCACCAAGATACAGGCGGGATTTCGTGGATTCCTCGTGCGAAAGAAGCAGAAAATCGCCACCGATGCGGCCGTTAAAATTCAGGCTGGCTTCCGGGGATTCAAAACACGCAAAGAGTTGAAACAATGCGAGCCCATTGTGTAA
- the LOC122620210 gene encoding DNA replication licensing factor Mcm5 yields MEGFDDAGVFFSDNFGGENQQDAQINLQAVKKKYKEFIRTFNEENFFYKYRDTLKRNYLNGRYFLEIEMEDLVGFDETLADKLNKQPTEHLEIFEEAAREVADEITAPRPEHEEQMHDIQILLSSNANPTNIRQLKSDCVSKLVKIAGIIVAASGISAKATRMSIQCLSCSTVIPNLKVNPGLEGYSLPRKCNTEQAGRPKCPLDPFFIMPDKCKCVDFQTLKLQELPDFVPQGEIPRHLQLFCDRSLCERVVPGNRVLIQGIYSIRKVGKPSRREGREKAVVGVRAPYMRVVGITVDSEGAGAISRYSNITSDEEEHFRRMSASGDIYERLSQSLAPSIFGSRDIKKAITCMLFGGSRKRLPDGLCRRGDINVLLLGDPGTAKSQLLKFVEKVAPIAVYTSGKGSSAAGLTASVMKDPQTRNFVMEGGAMVLADGGVVCIDEFDKMREDDRVAIHEAMEQQTISIAKAGITTTLNSRCSVLAAANSIFGRWDDTKGEENIDFMPTILSRFDMIFIVKDIHDESRDITLAKHIINVHLSSNKSAPSEPAEGEISLSTFKKYIHYCRTHCGPRLSEAAGEKLKSRYVLMRSGAGQQEKASDKRLSIPITVRQLEAVIRISESLAKIRMQPFATDEHVNEALRLFQVSTLDAAMTGSLAGAEGFTTEEDQETLNRIEKQLKRRFAIGSQVSEQNILQDFLRQKYEERTVMKVIHTMIRRGELQHRMQRKMLYRIC; encoded by the exons ATGGAAGGCTTCGACGATGCGGGTGTCTTCTTCTCGGACAATTTCGGCGGAGAAAACCAGCAGGATGCGCAAATCAACTTGCAGGCCGTGAAGAAGAAGTACAAGGAGTTCATTCGCACTTTCAACGAGGAGAACTTTTTCTACAAATACCG TGACACCCTGAAGAGGAACTACCTAAATGGCCGCTACTTCCTGGAGATTGAGATGGAGGATTTGGTGGGCTTCGATGAGACtctggcggacaagctgaaCAAGCAGCCGACGGAACATTTGGAAATCTTCGAGGAGGCTGCCCGGGAGGTGGCTGACGAGATTACAGCTCCCCGGCCGGAGCATGAGGAGCAGATGCACGACATCCAGATTCTTTTGAGTTCCAATGCGAATCCCACCAACATACGGCAGCTGAAGTCGGACTGCGTATCCAAGCTGGTGAAGATTGCCGGAATCATTGTCGCAGCCTCAGGAATCAGTGCCAAGGCCACGCGGATGTCCATCCAGTGCTTGTCTTGCAGTACGGTCATCCCGAATCTCAAAGTGAATCCGGGTCTAGAAGGCTACTCCCTCCCCAGGAAGTGCAACACAGAGCAGGCGGGCAGACCCAAGTGCCCGCTGGACCCCTTCTTCATCATGCCGGACAAGTGCAAGTGCGTCGATTTCCAGACCCTTAAGTTGCAAGAACTCCCCGACTTTGTGCCGCAGGGTGAGATTCCCCGTCACTTGCAGCTCTTCTGCGATCGCTCGCTTTGTGAGCGTGTGGTGCCCGGCAATCGTGTGCTTATCCAAGGTATATACTCCATTCGCAAGGTGGGCAAACCCTCCCGCCGTGAGGGTCGCGAGAAGGCTGTCGTTGGAGTCCGTGCTCCTTACATGAGGGTAGTGGGCATCACCGTAGACTCAGAGGGTGCGGGCGCCATCTCCCGATACAGCAACATCACATCCGATGAGGAGGAGCACTTCCGGCGAATGTCCGCCTCTGGAGACATTTACGAACGTCTTTCACAGTCGCTGGCTCCCAGTATTTTCGGTTCGCGGGATATCAAGAAAGCTATTACTTGCATGCTTTTTGGCGGGTCCCGTAAACGTTTACCGGATGGTCTGTGCCGTCGAGGCGACATTAACGTCTTACTGCTGGGCGATCCTGGTACTGCCAAGTCGCAGTTGTTGAAGTTTGTGGAGAAGGTGGCGCCCATAGCCGTCTACACTTCGGGCAAAGGCTCCAGTGCGGCTGGTCTCACGGCTTCGGTTATGAAGGATCCTCAGACG CGCAACTTTGTCATGGAGGGTGGAGCCATGGTGCTGGCCGATGGCGGCGTGGTTTGTATTGATGAGTTCGATAAAATGCGAGAGGATGATCGTGTGGCCATTCACGAGGCCATGGAACAGCAGACCATATCCATTGCCAAGGCCGGCATCACGACCACCTTGAACTCTCGCTGTTCGGTCTTGGCGGCTGCCAACTCCATTTTCGGTCGATGGGACGACACCAAGGGCGAGGAGAACATTGACTTTATGCCCACGATTCTGTCCCGTTTCGACATGATTTTCATAGTCAAGGACATTCACGATGAGTCGCGGGACATTACGCTGGCCAAGCACATTATCAACGTGCATCTGAGCTCTAACAAGTCGGCGCCTTCCGAGCCGGCTGAGGGTGAGATATCGCTGTCAACGTTCAAGAAGTACATTCACTACTGCCGAACTCATTGCGGTCCGCGTCTGAGCGAAGCTGCCGGCGAGAAACTAAAGAGCCGCTACGTGCTTATGCGCAGTGGAGCAGGACAGCAGGAGAAGGCATCTGACAAGCGCCTGAGCATTCCCATCACTGTGCGCCAGTTGGAGGCTGTCATCCGCATCTCGGAGTCGCTGGCCAAGATTCGCATGCAACCGTTCGCCACAGATGAGCACGTGAACGAAGCACTTCGCCTTTTCCAAGTGTCTACCCTTGATGCTGCGATGACTGGCAGCTTGGCCGGCGCCGAAGGATTCACGACCGAGGAGGACCAGGAAACACTCAACCGCATCGAAAAGCAATTGAAGCGTCGCTTTGCAATTGGATCTCAAGTCTCGGAGCAGAATATTTTACAG GACTTTTTGCGTCAGAAATACGAAGAACGGACGGTAATGAAGGTTATTCATACCATGATTAGACGTGGAGAGCTTCAGCACAGGATGCAACGGAAGATGCTCTATCGTATTTGCTAA